From a region of the Mycobacterium sp. SMC-8 genome:
- a CDS encoding MBL fold metallo-hydrolase, producing the protein MCGNGSGLADEAAASSPRRAEGPAVDPIALEPVDEVIVTTLMDNSYDALMGDTGPARRTSFTRVPEVAAPQYVDGRTVPGLVAEHGFSALVTIRRGNTTHTVLFDTGVSPEGMATNIERLGLDVTAIEVLVLSHGHFDHAGGFPGLARLRGRSGMPLTVHPLVWSRRRLALPDQHHWTMPTLSRSALEAEGFEVIERRQPSLLLDKSVLITGEVDRTTDFERGMPNHEAWHDGRWEPDPLILDEQGLVVHVRGRGLVVITGCGHAGAVNIARHAMRLTGVDRLHALLGGFHLTGPAFEPIIEPTVAAFTDMAPDLLVPAHCTGWKAQHRLAAALPAAFVPNAVGTSYALAG; encoded by the coding sequence ATGTGCGGTAACGGCAGCGGGCTCGCCGACGAGGCGGCGGCTTCCAGCCCGCGCCGAGCAGAAGGCCCGGCGGTGGACCCGATCGCCTTGGAACCGGTCGATGAGGTAATCGTCACCACCCTGATGGACAACAGCTACGACGCGCTGATGGGCGATACCGGACCCGCCCGCCGCACCTCGTTCACCCGGGTGCCCGAGGTTGCGGCCCCGCAATACGTAGACGGTCGCACAGTACCTGGTTTGGTCGCTGAGCACGGATTCTCGGCGCTCGTCACGATTCGCCGCGGAAACACCACCCACACAGTCTTGTTCGATACCGGGGTCTCCCCGGAAGGCATGGCCACCAACATTGAGCGCCTAGGCCTGGACGTGACCGCGATCGAGGTGCTGGTGCTCAGCCACGGTCACTTCGATCACGCCGGCGGTTTTCCCGGCCTGGCCCGGCTGCGCGGACGAAGCGGGATGCCACTCACGGTTCACCCTCTGGTGTGGAGCCGGCGCCGCCTGGCGCTACCCGACCAACACCACTGGACGATGCCAACCCTGAGCCGCTCGGCCCTGGAGGCCGAGGGATTCGAGGTGATCGAACGGCGGCAACCTTCGCTGCTGCTGGACAAGTCGGTGTTGATCACTGGAGAGGTCGACCGCACCACCGACTTCGAGCGCGGCATGCCGAATCACGAGGCGTGGCATGACGGGCGTTGGGAACCCGACCCGCTGATACTCGACGAGCAAGGGCTGGTGGTGCACGTCCGCGGACGTGGGCTCGTCGTCATCACCGGATGCGGCCACGCCGGCGCGGTGAACATCGCCCGCCACGCGATGCGGTTGACCGGCGTGGATCGACTGCACGCACTGCTCGGCGGCTTCCACCTCACCGGCCCGGCGTTCGAACCCATCATCGAACCCACTGTCGCCGCCTTCACCGACATGGCGCCCGACCTGCTGGTCCCCGCGCACTGCACCGGCTGGAAGGCCCAGCACCGCCTTGCCGCCGCGTTGCCCGCCGCGTTCGTGCCGAATGCGGTCGGGACCTCGTACGCGTTGGCAGGATAA
- a CDS encoding type 1 glutamine amidotransferase domain-containing protein: MARILIVLSGSDHWTLSDGTRHPTGFWAEEFVEPHRTFRDAQVDVDIATPGGVRPTVDQVSLAPDRAGGEERAAELRSYLESLEHELAAPMSLEHAADNLGNYDAVFIPGGHGPMEDLPDCRPLGRILTGLFATGRVVAAVCHGPAGLLAGRRVDGAWLFAGRRVTAFTNEEERQAGLADRAKWLLETRLREEGADFDQGPPWRPHVVVDGHLVTGQNPASSKQAAERTLAVLMAAQSPSS; the protein is encoded by the coding sequence ATGGCTCGAATACTGATTGTGCTCTCCGGCAGCGATCACTGGACGTTGTCTGACGGCACCCGCCATCCCACTGGATTCTGGGCCGAAGAATTCGTCGAACCCCATCGCACCTTCCGCGACGCGCAGGTCGACGTCGACATCGCCACCCCCGGTGGTGTCCGGCCGACCGTCGACCAGGTCAGCCTGGCGCCCGACCGGGCCGGCGGCGAAGAGCGTGCCGCCGAGCTTCGCAGCTACTTGGAATCGCTGGAGCACGAGCTCGCCGCGCCGATGTCGCTGGAGCACGCCGCCGACAACCTCGGCAACTACGACGCCGTCTTCATTCCGGGCGGCCACGGGCCGATGGAAGATCTGCCGGACTGTCGACCGCTCGGCCGAATTCTGACCGGTCTGTTCGCCACCGGACGTGTCGTCGCTGCGGTCTGCCACGGGCCGGCCGGATTGCTGGCGGGCCGCCGCGTGGACGGCGCCTGGCTGTTCGCCGGCCGACGGGTGACCGCCTTCACGAACGAGGAGGAGCGACAAGCGGGTCTGGCCGACCGTGCGAAGTGGCTCTTGGAGACCCGACTGCGCGAGGAGGGTGCGGACTTCGACCAGGGGCCGCCCTGGCGTCCGCACGTGGTGGTGGACGGGCACCTTGTCACCGGCCAGAATCCGGCGTCCTCCAAGCAGGCAGCCGAACGAACGCTTGCCGTCCTCATGGCGGCACAGTCCCCGTCGTCATGA
- a CDS encoding DUF2267 domain-containing protein produces the protein MDAPEFYREVAERTMLSKGEAADLTRAVLEVLSMRVSAGEVKHLIRALPEDLVNSVRWNSKGPELFDLDDLIVRVSGRTRLTKAETMTGVEAVLLTLREAVDRKEFNDFMSQLPVDFTRLLTSPNPPRTV, from the coding sequence ATGGATGCTCCGGAGTTTTATCGCGAAGTCGCCGAGCGCACGATGCTCTCGAAGGGGGAGGCAGCCGATCTGACCCGCGCGGTGCTTGAGGTCTTGTCGATGCGAGTCAGCGCCGGAGAGGTAAAGCACCTCATCCGAGCGCTCCCCGAGGACCTCGTCAACTCGGTGCGATGGAACAGCAAAGGTCCGGAGCTGTTCGACCTGGATGATCTGATCGTGCGTGTCAGCGGCCGCACCAGACTGACCAAGGCCGAGACCATGACCGGTGTGGAGGCGGTCCTGCTGACATTGCGGGAGGCGGTTGACCGCAAAGAGTTCAACGACTTCATGTCACAGCTCCCTGTGGACTTCACCAGGCTGCTCACCTCGCCCAATCCGCCCCGGACGGTGTAG
- a CDS encoding MarR family winged helix-turn-helix transcriptional regulator, with protein MQGVSGHSEIAADIFDTLGRFRRQVRRTAGRAFTTGLPESQADLVRLIGRQPGISVSAAAAELGLVANTASTLVSKLSGDGLVIREVDPTDRRVGRLRLSAKAQRIADSSRKARRTALAGILDQLSDDEIDSLADGLTVLNKMIELLNEGQPS; from the coding sequence ATGCAAGGTGTGTCCGGCCACTCCGAAATCGCAGCCGACATCTTCGACACCCTTGGGCGTTTCCGACGCCAGGTGCGTCGGACGGCCGGTCGTGCCTTCACCACCGGACTGCCCGAATCGCAAGCCGACCTGGTGCGGCTCATCGGCCGACAACCCGGCATCTCAGTGAGCGCTGCGGCGGCCGAACTCGGCCTGGTGGCCAACACCGCTTCCACACTGGTCTCCAAGCTGTCCGGTGACGGCCTAGTGATCCGCGAGGTTGACCCGACGGACAGGCGCGTGGGCCGACTGCGGCTCAGCGCGAAGGCACAGCGCATCGCCGACAGTTCGCGCAAAGCCCGGCGTACAGCTCTGGCGGGAATCCTCGACCAGCTCTCCGACGATGAGATCGACTCGCTAGCTGACGGATTGACGGTGCTCAACAAGATGATCGAGTTGCTCAACGAAGGACAGCCGTCGTAA
- a CDS encoding ABC transporter substrate-binding protein, giving the protein MCVSALMIGGCADEGSGPSAGPDTVDRLTVAIPLDVGPVNIFVEHEEWISELVYDKLVAPSPFVDDPQPWLASEVTMVDPSTWDVTVRDDVTWHDGEPFTAADVEFTFAYGQKADTGRWTHHITTIPEITSTTRINSDTVRFECAFPCPELGTVTLADLPILPEHIWSQIPPESVKEVTALPVGTGPYRLAEYDPITGYRFTAFNEYFGGKPQVNELVMTVIEDPSATFTALRSGEIDVAARQVPPELLDAFEASDTIEVVNTTPLEQVDLRMNYTKPMFADARVRSAVSLALDKEELLEVVVLGRGRAATLGRMHPDSPWADPEASTPTDPERARAILDEAGYRDVNGDGLRESPDGSPITLTVEVKGAEPTQVRAAEVVAEQLGEVGLAVDVRPLDAGRHAASGKDMETFDLLVRDGVPHTVADPTQYVLSLFSGSSWNLDEYPYPELEQKIDSWKQTATLEDRREAGFEIQRLLNEVPPVVALYHPDKYFAYRAGSYAGFVDSPGYGIMHKWSLIPRDRAEAANAVVTP; this is encoded by the coding sequence ATGTGCGTGTCTGCATTGATGATTGGCGGATGTGCCGACGAGGGCTCAGGACCCAGTGCCGGCCCGGACACGGTTGACCGGCTCACCGTGGCGATCCCGCTGGACGTCGGCCCGGTCAACATCTTCGTCGAGCACGAGGAATGGATCAGCGAGCTGGTCTACGACAAGCTCGTCGCACCGTCTCCGTTTGTCGACGATCCGCAGCCGTGGCTGGCCTCCGAGGTCACCATGGTCGACCCCAGCACCTGGGACGTCACCGTCCGAGACGACGTCACCTGGCACGACGGCGAGCCGTTCACCGCCGCCGATGTGGAGTTCACCTTCGCCTACGGCCAAAAGGCCGACACCGGCCGCTGGACCCACCACATCACGACGATTCCCGAGATCACCTCGACGACCCGAATCAACAGTGACACAGTACGTTTCGAGTGCGCGTTTCCCTGCCCGGAGCTCGGCACGGTGACGCTTGCCGACCTTCCGATCCTGCCCGAACACATCTGGTCGCAGATTCCGCCGGAGAGCGTCAAAGAGGTCACCGCGCTGCCGGTCGGCACCGGCCCATACCGGCTCGCCGAGTACGACCCGATCACCGGCTACCGATTCACCGCATTCAACGAGTATTTCGGCGGCAAGCCCCAAGTCAACGAGCTGGTGATGACGGTCATCGAGGATCCCTCGGCCACATTCACGGCGTTGCGCTCGGGTGAGATCGACGTGGCCGCCCGTCAGGTTCCGCCGGAGTTGCTGGACGCGTTCGAGGCCTCCGACACGATCGAGGTCGTGAACACCACCCCGCTCGAACAGGTCGACCTCCGGATGAACTACACCAAACCGATGTTCGCCGACGCCCGGGTGCGCAGCGCGGTATCGCTGGCGCTGGACAAGGAGGAGCTGCTCGAGGTCGTTGTGCTGGGTCGCGGACGCGCAGCGACGCTGGGACGGATGCATCCCGACTCACCGTGGGCAGATCCCGAGGCCTCCACACCGACCGACCCGGAGCGAGCACGCGCGATCCTCGACGAGGCCGGCTATCGCGACGTCAACGGAGATGGTCTGCGCGAGAGTCCCGATGGCTCTCCGATCACGCTCACCGTGGAGGTGAAAGGTGCCGAACCCACACAGGTCCGCGCTGCCGAGGTAGTCGCCGAACAGCTCGGTGAAGTCGGCCTCGCAGTCGATGTGCGGCCGTTGGACGCTGGGCGGCACGCTGCCTCCGGCAAGGACATGGAGACCTTTGATCTCCTGGTTCGGGATGGAGTCCCGCATACCGTGGCCGACCCCACACAGTATGTGCTGAGCCTGTTTTCGGGCTCCTCCTGGAATCTCGACGAGTACCCGTACCCGGAACTCGAGCAGAAGATCGACAGCTGGAAGCAGACCGCCACGCTGGAAGACCGGCGCGAGGCAGGCTTCGAGATCCAGCGGCTGCTGAACGAGGTGCCGCCGGTGGTGGCGCTCTACCATCCCGACAAGTACTTCGCCTACCGGGCCGGTAGCTACGCCGGGTTCGTCGACTCACCGGGGTACGGCATCATGCACAAATGGTCGCTGATTCCGCGCGACAGGGCTGAAGCGGCCAACGCCGTGGTGACGCCGTGA
- a CDS encoding ABC transporter permease: MYASRSADHGPGRVKSGRLLARIGQYALVLWAAATMNFALPHLSGGDPIVYLYGQNGDLAPELLDEIRASYGLDRSILEQYGSFWADLVRGDLGTSIEFNRPVVDILLDYLPWTVALAAVSILLAFLIGTLVGAWAAWRRGTRRDAGSVIGVLLLDAMPGFWIGMVLVAVFAVQLGLFPSYGAAAIDGDGLEWLADVAARMVLPVATLVLATVGGFFLLARAAMTTVLDEPFVRLARAKGLSERRIVLTHALRNALLPVYTNVTLAVGTLMSGAVVVETVFAYPGIGRLMFNAVTARDYPLLQGGFLLITIGIVAANLLADLTYPLLDPRVRREHRDPAATPTVPS; this comes from the coding sequence GTGTATGCCTCACGAAGCGCGGACCACGGCCCCGGACGGGTGAAGTCCGGCCGGCTACTGGCGAGGATCGGGCAGTACGCACTGGTGTTATGGGCCGCGGCCACAATGAATTTCGCGCTGCCACACCTCTCCGGTGGCGATCCGATCGTCTACCTGTACGGCCAGAATGGGGATCTGGCACCGGAACTGTTGGACGAGATCCGGGCCAGCTACGGCTTGGACCGCTCCATCCTCGAACAGTACGGCTCGTTCTGGGCTGACTTGGTACGGGGTGACCTGGGAACATCGATCGAGTTCAACCGGCCGGTCGTCGACATTCTGCTGGACTACCTGCCCTGGACGGTTGCCCTGGCCGCCGTATCGATCCTGCTCGCCTTCCTGATCGGCACCCTTGTCGGCGCGTGGGCGGCCTGGCGGCGCGGCACCCGTCGCGACGCGGGCTCGGTCATCGGTGTCCTGCTGCTCGACGCCATGCCCGGCTTCTGGATCGGCATGGTCCTTGTGGCCGTGTTCGCGGTGCAGCTCGGGCTCTTCCCGTCCTACGGTGCTGCGGCCATCGACGGCGACGGCCTGGAGTGGCTCGCCGACGTCGCCGCTCGCATGGTGTTGCCGGTGGCCACGCTCGTACTGGCCACTGTCGGCGGGTTCTTCCTGCTGGCCAGGGCTGCGATGACAACCGTCCTGGATGAGCCGTTCGTCCGGCTCGCTCGGGCCAAGGGCCTCTCCGAACGACGGATCGTGCTCACCCACGCGCTGCGGAACGCGCTGCTGCCGGTGTACACCAACGTGACGCTCGCCGTCGGGACGTTGATGTCCGGCGCCGTCGTCGTCGAGACGGTCTTCGCGTACCCGGGGATCGGCCGGTTGATGTTCAACGCGGTCACAGCACGGGATTACCCCTTGCTGCAGGGCGGTTTCCTCTTGATCACGATCGGGATCGTGGCGGCGAATCTGCTGGCCGACCTCACCTATCCACTCCTGGATCCTCGGGTACGGCGCGAACACCGAGACCCGGCCGCGACGCCGACGGTGCCGTCATGA
- a CDS encoding dipeptide/oligopeptide/nickel ABC transporter permease/ATP-binding protein, with protein sequence MRTRSRRLAMVGLTLLGVLVFVALAAPLLAPYAPGDRVARPFSAPSAAHLLGTNDVGHDLLTELIYGARISLLIGIVAALAATVIGASIGLLAGYARGWVDTVLMRLVDVVLALPVLPLTIVIGVFAGPGLITQVIVISAVIWAGIARELRAQVLSLRERDHIQALRAMGAGAGHVLPRHILPAVAPLLVPQFVLATKSAILLEASLAFLGLGDVTAKSWGSTLSNAHSRNAFLTDAWLWWVVPPGLAIAVTVLAFALLGYAFEERARPSLRDGLPSRSAPARAAGPVDAEAPPLAIGNLTVTYQSDRGVVTAVDNLSLTVRAGELVGLVGESGSGKSTVTAAAIALLPPAATVTEGTVAVQGRDLATLTAEELRALRGDRIALVPQDAISALNPVRTVRSQLAEAVRAHRPVTRAAARARADELLDLVGLDPARGANYPHQFSGGMCQRVVIAMALINDPAVVVADEPTSGLDGVVQGEVLDLLDDIRRRLNLALLIVSHDLNVVGRIADRIAVMQAGRIVETGPTEQVLTASAHPFTRSLVDAVPRFTTAGTTS encoded by the coding sequence ATGAGAACCCGCTCGCGGCGGCTCGCGATGGTAGGCCTCACCCTCCTCGGAGTGCTGGTATTCGTTGCCCTGGCGGCACCGCTGCTGGCGCCCTACGCGCCAGGCGATCGGGTCGCGCGGCCATTCTCGGCTCCGTCGGCCGCGCATCTGTTGGGCACCAACGACGTAGGGCACGATCTGCTGACCGAGCTGATCTACGGCGCGCGCATCTCCCTGCTGATCGGGATCGTCGCGGCGCTGGCGGCGACGGTCATCGGGGCGAGCATCGGACTGCTCGCGGGCTACGCCCGAGGCTGGGTGGACACCGTATTGATGCGCCTCGTCGACGTGGTCTTGGCACTGCCGGTACTGCCGTTGACCATCGTCATCGGGGTGTTCGCCGGCCCGGGCCTGATCACCCAGGTCATTGTCATCAGTGCCGTGATCTGGGCCGGTATCGCGCGCGAGCTGCGGGCGCAGGTGCTTTCCCTGCGCGAACGCGACCACATCCAGGCGCTGCGCGCCATGGGCGCCGGTGCCGGCCACGTCCTCCCTCGGCACATCCTGCCGGCGGTTGCCCCGCTGCTGGTGCCGCAGTTCGTCCTCGCCACCAAGTCCGCGATCCTGTTGGAGGCGTCCCTCGCCTTCCTCGGACTCGGTGACGTCACCGCCAAGAGCTGGGGCTCCACGCTCTCGAACGCACACTCCCGCAACGCATTCCTCACCGACGCCTGGCTGTGGTGGGTGGTCCCACCGGGCCTGGCGATCGCGGTCACAGTCCTGGCCTTCGCACTACTCGGCTACGCGTTCGAAGAACGCGCCCGGCCCTCGCTGCGCGACGGTCTACCGTCTCGATCCGCGCCGGCCCGTGCCGCCGGCCCGGTCGACGCGGAGGCCCCGCCGCTGGCGATCGGAAATCTGACCGTCACGTATCAATCCGACCGTGGTGTCGTCACCGCCGTGGACAATCTGAGCCTTACCGTCAGGGCAGGCGAGCTGGTCGGCCTGGTCGGGGAATCCGGTAGCGGCAAATCCACGGTCACTGCGGCCGCCATCGCGCTGCTGCCGCCAGCGGCGACGGTGACCGAAGGCACCGTCGCGGTTCAGGGCCGGGACCTGGCGACGCTCACAGCCGAGGAGCTGCGGGCACTGCGCGGCGACCGGATCGCGTTGGTGCCGCAGGACGCGATCAGCGCGCTGAACCCGGTCCGTACCGTCCGTTCGCAGCTCGCCGAAGCAGTTCGCGCCCACCGACCGGTCACGCGGGCCGCGGCACGCGCGCGGGCCGACGAGCTGCTGGACCTGGTCGGGCTCGATCCGGCTCGCGGCGCGAACTATCCGCACCAGTTCTCCGGCGGCATGTGCCAACGTGTCGTCATTGCGATGGCACTGATTAACGACCCCGCCGTGGTCGTCGCCGACGAACCGACCAGTGGGCTCGACGGCGTCGTTCAGGGCGAAGTGCTCGATCTGCTCGACGACATCCGTCGCCGGCTGAACCTCGCATTGCTGATCGTGTCGCACGATCTGAACGTGGTCGGGCGGATCGCCGATCGGATCGCGGTGATGCAGGCCGGTCGGATCGTCGAAACCGGCCCGACCGAACAGGTGCTCACCGCATCGGCACACCCCTTCACGCGCAGTCTGGTCGACGCGGTACCGCGTTTCACGACCGCGGGAACAACCTCGTGA
- a CDS encoding ABC transporter ATP-binding protein — MKGEQSPALDVEGLVVSFGGVRAVDEFDLTIAAGETIGLVGGSGVGKSTVARAVAGLVTPDSGAIRLDGVDLVGLRRRAARRQRRRLHLVSQDPYAALPPTLRVLDIVAEPLVIHRIGDRKEHRERAADALNAVNLHPRHLTRYPHQLSGGERQRVAFARALVTEPRLVLADEPTRMLDATLRRDIVDLISELAVTKGVAILHITHDLVLVGHGCARVAVMRRGRVVEHGRTTEVFDAPAHPYTAALIAAAQRTRAKQ; from the coding sequence GTGAAGGGCGAACAGTCACCCGCGCTCGACGTCGAGGGGCTCGTCGTGAGCTTCGGTGGGGTACGGGCTGTCGACGAGTTCGATCTCACGATCGCGGCGGGGGAAACCATCGGGCTCGTCGGCGGGTCCGGCGTCGGAAAGTCAACCGTCGCAAGAGCTGTCGCCGGACTCGTCACGCCCGACTCGGGGGCCATCCGGCTGGACGGGGTTGACCTCGTGGGACTGCGCCGCCGGGCCGCGCGGCGCCAGCGGCGGCGGTTGCACCTGGTGTCCCAGGACCCGTACGCCGCCCTGCCCCCGACGCTGCGAGTCCTCGACATCGTCGCCGAACCGCTGGTCATCCACCGCATCGGTGACCGGAAGGAGCACCGGGAGCGAGCCGCCGATGCTCTGAACGCCGTCAACCTGCATCCTCGCCACCTCACCCGCTACCCGCATCAGCTATCCGGCGGCGAACGACAACGAGTGGCTTTCGCCAGGGCACTGGTGACCGAGCCTCGGCTGGTGCTCGCCGACGAGCCCACCCGGATGCTCGATGCGACGCTGCGCCGCGACATCGTCGACCTGATCAGCGAACTGGCGGTCACCAAAGGTGTTGCGATCCTGCACATCACCCACGACCTCGTCCTGGTGGGGCACGGCTGTGCACGGGTGGCCGTCATGCGGCGGGGCCGGGTCGTCGAACACGGGCGCACCACCGAGGTGTTCGACGCGCCTGCGCACCCGTACACGGCCGCACTGATCGCGGCCGCTCAACGCACGCGGGCGAAGCAGTGA
- a CDS encoding PPOX class F420-dependent oxidoreductase, which yields MTDEEYRRFLGAGTRTAKVATTRGDGRPHVVPVWFLLDHDDLVFTTGKTSVKGRSVLRSGHVAVCVDDERPPYAFVAVDGRTTTNDDPEELLSWTTRIAARYVGQERAEYYGKFKRGTRSDGGAGQADAGCVREQRHG from the coding sequence ATGACCGATGAGGAATACCGGCGGTTCCTGGGTGCGGGCACCAGAACCGCGAAAGTCGCGACCACCCGCGGCGACGGCCGTCCGCACGTGGTCCCGGTCTGGTTCCTGTTGGACCACGACGACCTTGTCTTCACCACCGGCAAGACGTCCGTCAAGGGCCGCAGCGTGCTGCGCAGCGGCCATGTCGCGGTGTGCGTCGATGACGAACGGCCCCCGTATGCGTTTGTCGCTGTCGACGGCAGGACCACGACCAACGACGATCCAGAAGAACTGCTCAGCTGGACGACCCGCATCGCAGCCCGATACGTCGGCCAGGAGCGCGCCGAGTACTACGGCAAGTTCAAGCGCGGGACCCGATCAGATGGTGGTGCGGGTCAGGCCGACGCGGGTTGTGTCCGAGAACAACGTCATGGGTGA
- a CDS encoding xanthine dehydrogenase family protein molybdopterin-binding subunit, whose protein sequence is MTGIEPRAIGTALTRLDGRAKVTGTAPYAFEYRVKDPLYLHPVQATIARGRITAMDTTEADAVDGVTAVLTVFDAPRLADTSDGDLTILQDDEVHYHGQIIGGVIAESAENARHAASLVRVRYDADAHDTELRSDHPELYAPEKVKSFPTDTSDGDIEAALRDAPITVDQTYTTPLEHNNPMEPHASIAIWDTDGDRPQLTLYDSTQGVHACRKQIATTFGLDQEQVRVVAKNVGGGFGSKGAPHSHNVLAVMAAQRAEGRPVKLAVTRQQMFAFVGYRTRTIQHIRLGARRDGTLTAVSHDVVEQSSRVKEYAEQTATATRMMYAGPNRKTSHRLVPLDVAVPFWMRAPGVCAGMYALEVAMDELAVASGIDPIELRRRNEPDVDPETGHPWSDRRLVECLHTGAERFGWAPRDPTPGIRSDGEWLVGTGVASAVYPAKTSPGNAARIETVAPDRYAVQIGAVDIGTGTWTALTQIAADALGCETTAIELQIGDTAFPNASVAGDSAGISSWGGAVVAAAQRFRREHGEQPAVGASTTVEAPKSEEAQNYGMYSFGAQFAEARVNRVTGEIRVSRMLGVFSIGRVINPMTLRSQLIGGMTMGLSMALHEESVLDHRFGHVVTQDLATYHISAHADIPDIDAIWLDSVDAHSNPMGSRGGGEIGIVGAPAAVTNAIYHATGLRVRDLPITCDALLAVPAGGRSLPMKSPET, encoded by the coding sequence GTGACCGGCATTGAGCCTCGCGCCATCGGCACCGCGCTGACCCGGCTCGACGGGCGGGCCAAGGTCACCGGCACCGCCCCGTACGCGTTCGAGTACCGCGTGAAAGACCCGCTGTACCTCCACCCTGTGCAGGCCACGATCGCCAGAGGACGCATCACGGCGATGGACACCACCGAGGCCGACGCCGTAGACGGTGTCACGGCCGTGCTGACCGTGTTCGACGCGCCTCGTCTGGCTGATACCTCTGACGGCGACCTGACCATCCTGCAGGACGACGAGGTGCACTACCACGGCCAGATCATCGGCGGCGTGATCGCCGAAAGCGCTGAAAACGCCCGCCACGCTGCCAGTCTGGTGCGGGTGCGCTACGACGCCGATGCTCACGACACCGAACTGCGCTCCGACCACCCGGAGTTGTACGCGCCCGAGAAGGTCAAGTCGTTCCCTACCGACACCTCCGACGGCGATATCGAGGCCGCGCTGCGCGACGCGCCGATCACGGTCGATCAGACCTACACCACGCCGCTCGAGCACAACAACCCGATGGAACCCCATGCCAGCATCGCGATTTGGGATACCGACGGCGACCGACCACAGCTGACGCTGTACGACTCCACTCAGGGTGTGCACGCCTGCCGGAAGCAGATCGCGACGACGTTCGGCCTCGACCAAGAGCAGGTGCGTGTCGTGGCGAAGAACGTCGGTGGCGGCTTCGGATCGAAGGGCGCACCGCATTCGCACAACGTCCTCGCCGTCATGGCCGCACAACGCGCCGAAGGGCGACCGGTGAAGTTGGCCGTCACCCGCCAGCAGATGTTCGCGTTCGTCGGCTACCGAACCCGGACCATCCAGCACATCCGCCTCGGTGCCCGGCGTGATGGAACGCTGACCGCTGTCAGCCACGATGTCGTCGAACAGAGTTCGCGGGTAAAGGAATACGCCGAGCAGACCGCGACGGCGACGCGGATGATGTATGCCGGCCCCAACCGCAAGACCTCACATCGGCTCGTGCCGCTCGACGTGGCCGTCCCATTCTGGATGCGGGCACCCGGCGTGTGCGCCGGCATGTACGCCCTCGAGGTTGCGATGGACGAGCTCGCCGTCGCCTCCGGCATCGACCCCATCGAGCTGCGCCGCCGCAACGAGCCCGATGTCGACCCCGAGACCGGCCACCCGTGGTCGGACCGCCGTCTCGTCGAATGCCTTCACACCGGCGCCGAGCGCTTCGGCTGGGCACCGCGCGATCCCACACCCGGAATCCGCAGCGACGGCGAATGGTTGGTCGGCACCGGTGTCGCCTCGGCGGTATATCCGGCAAAAACTTCGCCCGGCAACGCCGCCCGCATCGAGACCGTCGCACCTGACCGCTACGCGGTGCAGATCGGGGCGGTCGACATCGGCACCGGAACCTGGACCGCGCTGACCCAGATCGCCGCCGACGCGCTCGGCTGCGAGACGACAGCTATCGAGCTGCAGATCGGGGACACGGCATTCCCGAACGCTTCGGTGGCCGGTGACTCGGCGGGCATCAGCTCGTGGGGTGGTGCCGTCGTCGCCGCCGCGCAGCGATTTCGGCGGGAACACGGCGAACAGCCGGCCGTCGGCGCAAGCACCACGGTCGAGGCGCCGAAGAGCGAGGAGGCGCAGAACTACGGAATGTACTCGTTCGGAGCGCAGTTCGCCGAGGCGCGGGTCAACCGCGTCACCGGCGAGATCCGGGTGTCCCGCATGCTCGGTGTCTTCTCGATCGGCCGGGTGATCAACCCGATGACGCTGCGCTCCCAGCTGATCGGCGGCATGACCATGGGTCTGTCGATGGCACTGCACGAAGAAAGCGTGCTCGACCACCGATTCGGCCACGTCGTCACCCAGGATCTGGCCACTTATCACATCAGCGCGCACGCCGACATCCCCGACATCGACGCCATCTGGCTCGACAGCGTCGACGCGCACTCCAACCCGATGGGGTCGCGCGGCGGGGGCGAGATCGGCATCGTCGGTGCGCCCGCAGCGGTGACCAACGCGATCTACCACGCCACCGGCCTGCGGGTGCGCGACCTGCCCATCACCTGCGACGCGCTACTGGCAGTGCCAGCCGGCGGCCGATCGTTGCCGATGAAGTCACCCGAAACGTAG